One window of the Camelina sativa cultivar DH55 chromosome 1, Cs, whole genome shotgun sequence genome contains the following:
- the LOC104781188 gene encoding CASP-like protein 3A1 isoform X1 gives MAKAAEQKQKSTVVTEEKKLDIRDVVHTATTYGRRRNDVAMVALRAMCMAVSVVAVTLTVTARETSMTTLYGFEFQLHAVWSLSDSLIYLVVVSSATVLYSLVQLITSGTRLMKRSPVIPTRTQAWFCFIADQIFGYAMVSGGSAALGVTNMNRTGIRHMPLPNFCKSLGFFCDHLAFSVVFSLFAFLLLAASSVLDVLRLSRDR, from the exons ATGGCGAAAGCAGCAGAGCAGAAACAAAAGTCGACCGTTGTGACTGAAGAAAAGAAGCTTGATATCCGCGACGTGGTGCACACAGCCACCACTTACGGCAGAAGACGCAATGACGTGGCAATGGTTGCGCTAAGAGCTATGTGCATGGCTGTATCGGTGGTTGCTGTGACGTTAACGGTGACGGCACGCGAGACTAGCATGACCACTCTCTACGGTTTCGAGTTTCAGCTCCACGCCGTTTGGTCTCTCTCAGATTCTCTAAT ATATCTAGTGGTGGTTTCATCTGCGACGGTTCTTTACTCGTTGGTCCAACTTATCACAAGCGGAACAAGACTGATGAAAAGATCTCCCGTGATCCCGACAAGAACACAAGCATGGTTTTGCTTCATTGCAGATCAGATATTTGGATACGCGATGGTGAGTGGAGGATCCGCGGCTTTAGGAGTAACGAATATGAACAGAACAGGAATCAGACACATGCCTCTTCCAAACTTCTGCAAATCTCTTGGTTTCTTCTGTGACCATCTCGCATTCTCCGTCGTCTTCTCATTGTTCGCGTTTCTCCTCCTCGCCGCTTCTTCTGTTCTCGACGTTCTCCGTCTCTCACGCGACCGCTAG